The Camelina sativa cultivar DH55 chromosome 16, Cs, whole genome shotgun sequence sequence ATACGACGAGTAGGTTCATATGGATAGCTGCAGTAGTAAAAACATTGGTGGAGGAAGACATAATACAAAACCGAAAACAAAATTGATCTTCTCAAGTAAATCGAGGACTGGGCATATCTGGTCATTGTGAAAATccgatttaaaagaaaactggCAAAGTCTGGATAACAATGCTCAAGCAGAGATATACTCTCTACTACTGTCCATAACGAGCGAGCAAGTAAAAGATAGTATATCCAGACGAAAGATAAATTaggtgaaaacaaaaacaaagtcgAAGGACCAATGAACCAAAACAATCTTGAATCTTAAGGCAAGTAAACTTGGCGACTGAAAACAAAATGCACTcacaaatacaaaagagaaagggTCAACACTAACAGAAAAGAGAAATGTGATGAAAGAGATTGGGAAggttaatataaataaaaatgctaGAGAGATAGAAAACTCGAGTTTATTACGGTGCAAATCAACAGGAAGCTTTTAAAAGAGTCTCAAAAACTTTTGGCAATACTTGAAAAGACAGTTTCAAACAAGAATGTTAAACCATTATGTCTGATCCTACAAACGGGTCTCAAGCCAACTGTACTTGAAGAGAAAGACTTTTGGCAGTTATGACAAAACAGTCTACAAATGCCATAAGCTTCCTCTCCAGCTATAGAGACCAGACATTTAATGGTAGAACAGGAAGACATATAACCAAAAACGgagaaaacagaagagaaaactccATAAGGAGAGccacataagaaaaaaaaaaaaaagaacgtgTGTTTGATGGTATAGAGGAAGGACGACTTAAGACCATAATGGGGAAAACCAAAAGGGAACGCACTTCCCCTTCCCATTCATTATATAGAGAAGAACGCCAAGATTTTGCGATCcgcaaaaacaaagagatggcAAAACTACTTAAAACCAATAGTAACGGTCTCTTCTGGAATAAATGACCAAATGTCACTAGTTTATGAGAACAGAGCAGAACACCAATGGGAAACTTCCCAAGAACAAGAGTTTTCATCATTTAAACGCACATTTCCCTCAGAATAATGGGACATATATGGATAAAACCTCCTTAAAAAGAGACCAGAGttaatgaaaccaaaaaagtaaGTTTGAAAGAGCAGGCATACAAGATAaagatacacaaaaaaaaactcggcAATTCccaaaatatcaagttgaagATACCGGACTAGTCGTTAGCCTAATCTATAACTTGAAATCTAATCAAAAAGACCTCAAAAATATCAGAGAAGAGGGTCATACCACTTGGTCTCTCTTATCTCAGATACCAAGCACGTTCACCATCAAAACCAGCACCGACACCAGCACCAGCACCAGCAGCAACACCAACACCATTAACGTTACCATCAACAACATATTGCCCCATATGGTTTGGTGGCACCATAAGTCCCTGGTTCATCATACCCGAGCCAAACATATGATAGTTGGGTAAACCAGCAACCATCTGATTAGCCATCATGGCACCTTGATTACCCATCATTGCACCATACATGGGATTAAAACCAGGAGGAGGCTGAGCATGTCCGTAAAAGGGCATGTTGTGTCCAGCATACATTGGCAtattctgctgctgctgctgctgctgctgctgctgctgctgatgccCCTTATCAAGTCCATGTACATGTCCCGGAGCCAAATCAAGCCCAGACAAAGCCACTTCACTCTGATTAGCCGTATGAGTTAAATCAATCTTCACAGATTCAACTGGTTCTCGCGTCTTCCCAGCATTATACGGCTTAGCTATACAACAAACCACAGTTCGATTAAACATTCTCTTCTCCGGATTCCTCAACGCCTCTCTAGCTCCTTTACGCGTCTTAAACAACACAAAGCCAAACCCTTTAGCTCTCCCCGTATCCTTATCCATAACCACAGAACACTCCTCTACCTCCCCGTGAACCTCAAAAGCCGCCTTGAGATTCTCATGTGTCGTGTCCCATCCAAGACCACGCACGAATATGTTACGCTGAGAGCTATCTCTATCCGCCGACTCAAACACTGCTGAGATCAATTTAGAACCTTTCTCAGCGGTTTTGTAAATTAGGTTAATAAGCTCTTCCTTAGAGTAAGACTCAAGAAGTTGCTTGATGTCTTCCTTATCCAACTCAAAATCCGAATCCGACTCGTTGTTTGTTGTAACAACCGGGACCGTAACGGTCGTCGTATCGACGATTTGATGAGTCTCTGGCTCTTCTTCGGAATCATCTGATGATCTCGAtctcttgtgtttcttcttgcTCTCCTTCGATTTCTTAGGATATTGCTCCTCCTCTTCGGCTTCGTGtctcttcgatttcttcttgGGTTTCTCTGTCTCTTTGGATTTACATTTATGCTTTTTCgagattttcttctctttcacgGCGAGCTCTTCAGCCTCGCGacgcttcttctccttcctctctttcttctcttttttttccttcttctctttcttctccttcttacgTTCTTCTCTGTCTTTCGTCATCGTTGACGGCAGTGTCCACAAAAAAACTCAGAAACTAGAAGAAGCTCCTCCCCCTCTGAAAAATAGGGTGGACCAGAGAACACTAgattaatttactatatattaaataaatttaaaactctaaCAAACAAGTCTGGGTGGTGTAGTCGGTTATCACGCTAGTCTCACACACTAGAGGTCCCCGGTTCGAACACGAGCTCAGACATGTTTCGTTTTTTGTAACATTAATTTTTATGGAGGGATAAGGGCAAAAAGGTCAAAAGGTGTGCCGGCGAAGAACCGGTGAGTGACGGGTCAATTCACATACTACTTGTTTAACGGCAACAAACACCAACCAGTTCTGTGTGTTCGTGGGTTTAACGAAATCGAGATCAGAGCTCAactaaagtttcgattttttttcatctctctttctggGTGTTCGTGGGTTTTACCCAGATTTCGGAATTGAATGGCGGACGAAGTGGAATTGTCGCCGTTGGTTCCGCCGTCGCCGATCGTGGAGCCTTCTTCCGAGATCGATCTCGAAGCTGGACCTGGTGAACAGATTCAGTGTCGAATCTGCCTTGAAACTGATGGTAACGTCCCCGCTAGATTCGTTGCTTGCTTTGCTTTTTTTCCTACTGATTCGTTGGTTGTTGGAATCTTATAAGTTAGAACCTTTATTGTTCCCTTAGATATGTCAAACCTCAGTTCTGTGATTCGGATGATATAATtcgattaaaattttaatcctTTTTAGGTTTATCACTGGTGCGACTAGACATGAATCACTGACCTTAAGAAACTCATACAGATGGTAGATCGTATATGGTTCTGGTGTGATTTAGATTAGTCTGTAGTGATAAAACTCTTGTAAAGGAGTTGATTCAAGCTCATTTATTGATTATGGTCAGGTAGGGATTTCATTGCGCCATGCAAATGCAAAGGAACATCAAAGTATGTACATCGTGATTGCTTGGATCATTGGAGAGCTATTAAGGTGCTTTTATTTTTCGTACGTTGTAGTTCAACTTGGATCCATGCTTGGCAGCCATTAGTGTTACTTGAAAGCTGTAAATGCTAGCTTTCACTCTTTGACTATTAGTATTTGTTGTTAGCCCCTTCCATTTTCAATCTAATATGACAACCTGTGTAATTTTTATTAGTGGTGGATGGTCAGGGTAACTGAAAAAGAACTGCCCTCTTGATGtaaaattctgtttttgttgaagaagaaaaccaTTCGAAGGCTAACGAAGGATGGTTTTGGATGTAAAAGTGATTGATGATTAGAGTGTTGGTGTTTTAGTCAGTATCAGGGTACAATAATGAATAGGAGATGTTAACGCCCAGTAAACTCTTATTACTGCAGGAAGGTTTTGCGTTTGCACACTGCACAACTTGCAAGGCTCCATATTATCTGAGAGTTCATAGTGCTGGAGATAGGAAATGGCGTACATTGAAGTTTCGCTTCTTTGTTACCCGAGATATTTTATCCATATTTCTTGCTGTTCAGCTTGTAAGTATTCAGTTTCCATCTGTGCTTTCTTTTCTTActgtatttttttcctttcattttgTAATATATCTAACTCATGTTCTCTAAATGACTCATTTTCTCACAGGTGATTGCTGCATTGGCCTACATGGTCTATTTCATCGATAGTTACCAGCAATCATGGCTACGTCATATTTGGGGTTTTGACAGTGAGGTCACGTTTTATTACATGTGTGGTATGATCCCAAACTACAATATCTAATTTCTCCTCTAGATAATATAGTATCTTCATAAAGATCTCTTAGTCTGTTGTTGTACATATGTCCTAGTTACTGTTTTGCTTCGATCAGAATCT is a genomic window containing:
- the LOC104751852 gene encoding UBP1-associated proteins 1B-like encodes the protein MTKDREERKKEKKEKKEKKEKKERKEKKRREAEELAVKEKKISKKHKCKSKETEKPKKKSKRHEAEEEEQYPKKSKESKKKHKRSRSSDDSEEEPETHQIVDTTTVTVPVVTTNNESDSDFELDKEDIKQLLESYSKEELINLIYKTAEKGSKLISAVFESADRDSSQRNIFVRGLGWDTTHENLKAAFEVHGEVEECSVVMDKDTGRAKGFGFVLFKTRKGAREALRNPEKRMFNRTVVCCIAKPYNAGKTREPVESVKIDLTHTANQSEVALSGLDLAPGHVHGLDKGHQQQQQQQQQQQQNMPMYAGHNMPFYGHAQPPPGFNPMYGAMMGNQGAMMANQMVAGLPNYHMFGSGMMNQGLMVPPNHMGQYVVDGNVNGVGVAAGAGAGVGAGFDGERAWYLR